In a single window of the Bactrocera dorsalis isolate Fly_Bdor chromosome 2, ASM2337382v1, whole genome shotgun sequence genome:
- the LOC105230462 gene encoding regulator of gene activity isoform X3 — protein sequence MANLNFQQPPRSLANTSMAGRTTGGFGGSSLSGHVTPTSGMFPTGGANYGQTQQPQLSPNRNAQLSVGGPALSRGGRANIFGQQTFERRAMQALGGGPMSNMGSFMQSGRGGYGTGGGASGFPTVFGGSGDTATPALLDPTEFPSLTNVRGQNDQSLPQTNPLQPPGSKPYGNFFTSFGMVKQPTSEQSEFTMSNEDFPALPGTQISDGTTNSGITENNLDGTEKTMNSIVGGSGLGAVGSGVGVSGSSGGGSSGRGIDHQHDNSSNDKLVKSGVQTSPDGKVTNIPASMVNNQFGMVGLLTFIRAAESDPNLVTLALGNDLTGLGLNLNSQESLHPTFAGPFADHPCRVQDVECNVPTEYLINYAIKDKLSAPLLNKLQEDLLFFLFYTNIGDIWQMMAAAELYGRDWRFHIEEKIWITRIPGNNQGKFYYFDAQSWKRMSKDFQIDAEKLDKCPNISALVNMNGQSV from the exons ATGgcgaatttaaattttcaacaacCTCCGAGAAGTTTAGCAAACACCTCAATGGCGGGGCGAACTACAGGTGGATTTGGTGGTAGTTCACTGTCCGGTCATGTAACACCTACGTCTGGCATGTTCCCAACGG GCGGTGCAAATTACGGACAAACGCAACAACCTCAACTCTCACCGAATCGCAATGCACAATTGTCTGTGGGCGGTCCGGCGTTATCGAGAGGTGGTCGCGCGAATATTTTTGGTCAACAAACGTTCGAACGACGAGCTATGCAGGCGTTAGGTGGCGGCCCTATG TCGAATATGGGCAGTTTTATGCAATCCGGACGCGGTGGCTACGGTACTGGAGGAGGTGCAAGTGGTTTTCCCACGGTTTTTGGTGGCAGTGGAGATACGGCAACGCCCGCGCTGCTCGATCCAACGGAATTTCCATCGTTGACGAATGTGCGTGGCCAAAACGATCAATCACTGCCTCAGACGAATCCCCTCCAGCCACCGGGAAGCAAACCTTATGGTAATTTCTTTACCTCTT TCGGCATGGTCAAACAACCAACGTCGGAACAATCGGAATTCACCATGTCTAATGAAGATTTCCCTGCGTTACCGGGCACTCAAATCTCCGACGGTACAACGAATTCGGGCATCACGGAAAACAATTTGGACGGCACGGAAAAGACGATGAACTCAATTGTGGGCGGCAGTGGGTTAGGTGCCGTTGGGAGTGGCGTTGGCGTTAGCGGTAGTAGTGGTGGCGGCAGTAGTGGTAGAGGCATCGACCATCAACACGATAATTCCAGCAATGATAAACTTGTGAAAAGCGGAGTGCAAACCTCACCTGatg GCAAGGTCACAAACATCCCAGCGAGTATGGTGAATAACCAATTTGGCATGGTGGGTCTGCTTACATTCATACGGGCGGCGGAGTCGGATCCAAATTTAGTGACGTTAGCGTTAGGAAATGATCTTACCGGTCTCGGTCTGAATTTGAATTCACAGGAAAGTTTACATCCTACCTTCGCTGGACCGTTTGCGGATCATCCCTGCAG AGTACAAGACGTTGAATGCAACGTGCCAACCGAATATCTGATCAATTATGCGATAAAGGATAAACTGTCCGCACCGTTACTGAATAAGCTGCAAGAAGATCTGCTCTTTTTCTTGTTCTACACGAATATCGGCGACATTTGGCAAATGATGGCCGCTGCGGAACT TTATGGCCGCGATTGGAGATTTCACATAGAAGAGAAAATATGGATTACTCGAATTCCTGGTAATAATCAAGGAAAATTTTACTACTTCGATGCGCAAAGTTGGAAACGCATGTCCAAAGATTTCCAAATCGATGCCGAAAAATTAGATAAATGTCCCAATATATCTGCGTTAGTGAACATGAATGGACAGtctgtataa
- the LOC105230462 gene encoding regulator of gene activity isoform X5 encodes MANLNFQQPPRSLANTSMAGRTTGGFGGSSLSGHVTPTSGMFPTDKKIVYDISLGGANYGQTQQPQLSPNRNAQLSVGGPALSRGGRANIFGQQTFERRAMQALGGGPMSNMGSFMQSGRGGYGTGGGASGFPTVFGGSGDTATPALLDPTEFPSLTNVRGQNDQSLPQTNPLQPPGSKPYGNFFTSCKVTNIPASMVNNQFGMVGLLTFIRAAESDPNLVTLALGNDLTGLGLNLNSQESLHPTFAGPFADHPCRVQDVECNVPTEYLINYAIKDKLSAPLLNKLQEDLLFFLFYTNIGDIWQMMAAAELYGRDWRFHIEEKIWITRIPGNNQGKFYYFDAQSWKRMSKDFQIDAEKLDKCPNISALVNMNGQSV; translated from the exons ATGgcgaatttaaattttcaacaacCTCCGAGAAGTTTAGCAAACACCTCAATGGCGGGGCGAACTACAGGTGGATTTGGTGGTAGTTCACTGTCCGGTCATGTAACACCTACGTCTGGCATGTTCCCAACGG ataaaaaaattgtatatgacATTTCTTTAGGCGGTGCAAATTACGGACAAACGCAACAACCTCAACTCTCACCGAATCGCAATGCACAATTGTCTGTGGGCGGTCCGGCGTTATCGAGAGGTGGTCGCGCGAATATTTTTGGTCAACAAACGTTCGAACGACGAGCTATGCAGGCGTTAGGTGGCGGCCCTATG TCGAATATGGGCAGTTTTATGCAATCCGGACGCGGTGGCTACGGTACTGGAGGAGGTGCAAGTGGTTTTCCCACGGTTTTTGGTGGCAGTGGAGATACGGCAACGCCCGCGCTGCTCGATCCAACGGAATTTCCATCGTTGACGAATGTGCGTGGCCAAAACGATCAATCACTGCCTCAGACGAATCCCCTCCAGCCACCGGGAAGCAAACCTTATGGTAATTTCTTTACCTCTT GCAAGGTCACAAACATCCCAGCGAGTATGGTGAATAACCAATTTGGCATGGTGGGTCTGCTTACATTCATACGGGCGGCGGAGTCGGATCCAAATTTAGTGACGTTAGCGTTAGGAAATGATCTTACCGGTCTCGGTCTGAATTTGAATTCACAGGAAAGTTTACATCCTACCTTCGCTGGACCGTTTGCGGATCATCCCTGCAG AGTACAAGACGTTGAATGCAACGTGCCAACCGAATATCTGATCAATTATGCGATAAAGGATAAACTGTCCGCACCGTTACTGAATAAGCTGCAAGAAGATCTGCTCTTTTTCTTGTTCTACACGAATATCGGCGACATTTGGCAAATGATGGCCGCTGCGGAACT TTATGGCCGCGATTGGAGATTTCACATAGAAGAGAAAATATGGATTACTCGAATTCCTGGTAATAATCAAGGAAAATTTTACTACTTCGATGCGCAAAGTTGGAAACGCATGTCCAAAGATTTCCAAATCGATGCCGAAAAATTAGATAAATGTCCCAATATATCTGCGTTAGTGAACATGAATGGACAGtctgtataa
- the LOC105230462 gene encoding regulator of gene activity isoform X2, with the protein MANLNFQQPPRSLANTSMAGRTTGGFGGSSLSGHVTPTSGMFPTDKKIVYDISLGGANYGQTQQPQLSPNRNAQLSVGGPALSRGGRANIFGQQTFERRAMQALGGGPMSNMGSFMQSGRGGYGTGGGASGFPTVFGGSGDTATPALLDPTEFPSLTNVRGQNDQSLPQTNPLQPPGSKPYVGMVKQPTSEQSEFTMSNEDFPALPGTQISDGTTNSGITENNLDGTEKTMNSIVGGSGLGAVGSGVGVSGSSGGGSSGRGIDHQHDNSSNDKLVKSGVQTSPDGKVTNIPASMVNNQFGMVGLLTFIRAAESDPNLVTLALGNDLTGLGLNLNSQESLHPTFAGPFADHPCRVQDVECNVPTEYLINYAIKDKLSAPLLNKLQEDLLFFLFYTNIGDIWQMMAAAELYGRDWRFHIEEKIWITRIPGNNQGKFYYFDAQSWKRMSKDFQIDAEKLDKCPNISALVNMNGQSV; encoded by the exons ATGgcgaatttaaattttcaacaacCTCCGAGAAGTTTAGCAAACACCTCAATGGCGGGGCGAACTACAGGTGGATTTGGTGGTAGTTCACTGTCCGGTCATGTAACACCTACGTCTGGCATGTTCCCAACGG ataaaaaaattgtatatgacATTTCTTTAGGCGGTGCAAATTACGGACAAACGCAACAACCTCAACTCTCACCGAATCGCAATGCACAATTGTCTGTGGGCGGTCCGGCGTTATCGAGAGGTGGTCGCGCGAATATTTTTGGTCAACAAACGTTCGAACGACGAGCTATGCAGGCGTTAGGTGGCGGCCCTATG TCGAATATGGGCAGTTTTATGCAATCCGGACGCGGTGGCTACGGTACTGGAGGAGGTGCAAGTGGTTTTCCCACGGTTTTTGGTGGCAGTGGAGATACGGCAACGCCCGCGCTGCTCGATCCAACGGAATTTCCATCGTTGACGAATGTGCGTGGCCAAAACGATCAATCACTGCCTCAGACGAATCCCCTCCAGCCACCGGGAAGCAAACCTTATG TCGGCATGGTCAAACAACCAACGTCGGAACAATCGGAATTCACCATGTCTAATGAAGATTTCCCTGCGTTACCGGGCACTCAAATCTCCGACGGTACAACGAATTCGGGCATCACGGAAAACAATTTGGACGGCACGGAAAAGACGATGAACTCAATTGTGGGCGGCAGTGGGTTAGGTGCCGTTGGGAGTGGCGTTGGCGTTAGCGGTAGTAGTGGTGGCGGCAGTAGTGGTAGAGGCATCGACCATCAACACGATAATTCCAGCAATGATAAACTTGTGAAAAGCGGAGTGCAAACCTCACCTGatg GCAAGGTCACAAACATCCCAGCGAGTATGGTGAATAACCAATTTGGCATGGTGGGTCTGCTTACATTCATACGGGCGGCGGAGTCGGATCCAAATTTAGTGACGTTAGCGTTAGGAAATGATCTTACCGGTCTCGGTCTGAATTTGAATTCACAGGAAAGTTTACATCCTACCTTCGCTGGACCGTTTGCGGATCATCCCTGCAG AGTACAAGACGTTGAATGCAACGTGCCAACCGAATATCTGATCAATTATGCGATAAAGGATAAACTGTCCGCACCGTTACTGAATAAGCTGCAAGAAGATCTGCTCTTTTTCTTGTTCTACACGAATATCGGCGACATTTGGCAAATGATGGCCGCTGCGGAACT TTATGGCCGCGATTGGAGATTTCACATAGAAGAGAAAATATGGATTACTCGAATTCCTGGTAATAATCAAGGAAAATTTTACTACTTCGATGCGCAAAGTTGGAAACGCATGTCCAAAGATTTCCAAATCGATGCCGAAAAATTAGATAAATGTCCCAATATATCTGCGTTAGTGAACATGAATGGACAGtctgtataa
- the LOC105230462 gene encoding regulator of gene activity isoform X1, with amino-acid sequence MANLNFQQPPRSLANTSMAGRTTGGFGGSSLSGHVTPTSGMFPTDKKIVYDISLGGANYGQTQQPQLSPNRNAQLSVGGPALSRGGRANIFGQQTFERRAMQALGGGPMSNMGSFMQSGRGGYGTGGGASGFPTVFGGSGDTATPALLDPTEFPSLTNVRGQNDQSLPQTNPLQPPGSKPYGNFFTSFGMVKQPTSEQSEFTMSNEDFPALPGTQISDGTTNSGITENNLDGTEKTMNSIVGGSGLGAVGSGVGVSGSSGGGSSGRGIDHQHDNSSNDKLVKSGVQTSPDGKVTNIPASMVNNQFGMVGLLTFIRAAESDPNLVTLALGNDLTGLGLNLNSQESLHPTFAGPFADHPCRVQDVECNVPTEYLINYAIKDKLSAPLLNKLQEDLLFFLFYTNIGDIWQMMAAAELYGRDWRFHIEEKIWITRIPGNNQGKFYYFDAQSWKRMSKDFQIDAEKLDKCPNISALVNMNGQSV; translated from the exons ATGgcgaatttaaattttcaacaacCTCCGAGAAGTTTAGCAAACACCTCAATGGCGGGGCGAACTACAGGTGGATTTGGTGGTAGTTCACTGTCCGGTCATGTAACACCTACGTCTGGCATGTTCCCAACGG ataaaaaaattgtatatgacATTTCTTTAGGCGGTGCAAATTACGGACAAACGCAACAACCTCAACTCTCACCGAATCGCAATGCACAATTGTCTGTGGGCGGTCCGGCGTTATCGAGAGGTGGTCGCGCGAATATTTTTGGTCAACAAACGTTCGAACGACGAGCTATGCAGGCGTTAGGTGGCGGCCCTATG TCGAATATGGGCAGTTTTATGCAATCCGGACGCGGTGGCTACGGTACTGGAGGAGGTGCAAGTGGTTTTCCCACGGTTTTTGGTGGCAGTGGAGATACGGCAACGCCCGCGCTGCTCGATCCAACGGAATTTCCATCGTTGACGAATGTGCGTGGCCAAAACGATCAATCACTGCCTCAGACGAATCCCCTCCAGCCACCGGGAAGCAAACCTTATGGTAATTTCTTTACCTCTT TCGGCATGGTCAAACAACCAACGTCGGAACAATCGGAATTCACCATGTCTAATGAAGATTTCCCTGCGTTACCGGGCACTCAAATCTCCGACGGTACAACGAATTCGGGCATCACGGAAAACAATTTGGACGGCACGGAAAAGACGATGAACTCAATTGTGGGCGGCAGTGGGTTAGGTGCCGTTGGGAGTGGCGTTGGCGTTAGCGGTAGTAGTGGTGGCGGCAGTAGTGGTAGAGGCATCGACCATCAACACGATAATTCCAGCAATGATAAACTTGTGAAAAGCGGAGTGCAAACCTCACCTGatg GCAAGGTCACAAACATCCCAGCGAGTATGGTGAATAACCAATTTGGCATGGTGGGTCTGCTTACATTCATACGGGCGGCGGAGTCGGATCCAAATTTAGTGACGTTAGCGTTAGGAAATGATCTTACCGGTCTCGGTCTGAATTTGAATTCACAGGAAAGTTTACATCCTACCTTCGCTGGACCGTTTGCGGATCATCCCTGCAG AGTACAAGACGTTGAATGCAACGTGCCAACCGAATATCTGATCAATTATGCGATAAAGGATAAACTGTCCGCACCGTTACTGAATAAGCTGCAAGAAGATCTGCTCTTTTTCTTGTTCTACACGAATATCGGCGACATTTGGCAAATGATGGCCGCTGCGGAACT TTATGGCCGCGATTGGAGATTTCACATAGAAGAGAAAATATGGATTACTCGAATTCCTGGTAATAATCAAGGAAAATTTTACTACTTCGATGCGCAAAGTTGGAAACGCATGTCCAAAGATTTCCAAATCGATGCCGAAAAATTAGATAAATGTCCCAATATATCTGCGTTAGTGAACATGAATGGACAGtctgtataa
- the LOC105230462 gene encoding regulator of gene activity isoform X4 yields the protein MANLNFQQPPRSLANTSMAGRTTGGFGGSSLSGHVTPTSGMFPTGGANYGQTQQPQLSPNRNAQLSVGGPALSRGGRANIFGQQTFERRAMQALGGGPMSNMGSFMQSGRGGYGTGGGASGFPTVFGGSGDTATPALLDPTEFPSLTNVRGQNDQSLPQTNPLQPPGSKPYVGMVKQPTSEQSEFTMSNEDFPALPGTQISDGTTNSGITENNLDGTEKTMNSIVGGSGLGAVGSGVGVSGSSGGGSSGRGIDHQHDNSSNDKLVKSGVQTSPDGKVTNIPASMVNNQFGMVGLLTFIRAAESDPNLVTLALGNDLTGLGLNLNSQESLHPTFAGPFADHPCRVQDVECNVPTEYLINYAIKDKLSAPLLNKLQEDLLFFLFYTNIGDIWQMMAAAELYGRDWRFHIEEKIWITRIPGNNQGKFYYFDAQSWKRMSKDFQIDAEKLDKCPNISALVNMNGQSV from the exons ATGgcgaatttaaattttcaacaacCTCCGAGAAGTTTAGCAAACACCTCAATGGCGGGGCGAACTACAGGTGGATTTGGTGGTAGTTCACTGTCCGGTCATGTAACACCTACGTCTGGCATGTTCCCAACGG GCGGTGCAAATTACGGACAAACGCAACAACCTCAACTCTCACCGAATCGCAATGCACAATTGTCTGTGGGCGGTCCGGCGTTATCGAGAGGTGGTCGCGCGAATATTTTTGGTCAACAAACGTTCGAACGACGAGCTATGCAGGCGTTAGGTGGCGGCCCTATG TCGAATATGGGCAGTTTTATGCAATCCGGACGCGGTGGCTACGGTACTGGAGGAGGTGCAAGTGGTTTTCCCACGGTTTTTGGTGGCAGTGGAGATACGGCAACGCCCGCGCTGCTCGATCCAACGGAATTTCCATCGTTGACGAATGTGCGTGGCCAAAACGATCAATCACTGCCTCAGACGAATCCCCTCCAGCCACCGGGAAGCAAACCTTATG TCGGCATGGTCAAACAACCAACGTCGGAACAATCGGAATTCACCATGTCTAATGAAGATTTCCCTGCGTTACCGGGCACTCAAATCTCCGACGGTACAACGAATTCGGGCATCACGGAAAACAATTTGGACGGCACGGAAAAGACGATGAACTCAATTGTGGGCGGCAGTGGGTTAGGTGCCGTTGGGAGTGGCGTTGGCGTTAGCGGTAGTAGTGGTGGCGGCAGTAGTGGTAGAGGCATCGACCATCAACACGATAATTCCAGCAATGATAAACTTGTGAAAAGCGGAGTGCAAACCTCACCTGatg GCAAGGTCACAAACATCCCAGCGAGTATGGTGAATAACCAATTTGGCATGGTGGGTCTGCTTACATTCATACGGGCGGCGGAGTCGGATCCAAATTTAGTGACGTTAGCGTTAGGAAATGATCTTACCGGTCTCGGTCTGAATTTGAATTCACAGGAAAGTTTACATCCTACCTTCGCTGGACCGTTTGCGGATCATCCCTGCAG AGTACAAGACGTTGAATGCAACGTGCCAACCGAATATCTGATCAATTATGCGATAAAGGATAAACTGTCCGCACCGTTACTGAATAAGCTGCAAGAAGATCTGCTCTTTTTCTTGTTCTACACGAATATCGGCGACATTTGGCAAATGATGGCCGCTGCGGAACT TTATGGCCGCGATTGGAGATTTCACATAGAAGAGAAAATATGGATTACTCGAATTCCTGGTAATAATCAAGGAAAATTTTACTACTTCGATGCGCAAAGTTGGAAACGCATGTCCAAAGATTTCCAAATCGATGCCGAAAAATTAGATAAATGTCCCAATATATCTGCGTTAGTGAACATGAATGGACAGtctgtataa
- the LOC105230464 gene encoding uncharacterized protein LOC105230464, translating into MSIFQGTESIQVNTSLDRAAEEEALADQRRREEELGNLLQNAFDDLEEDETTVDSTTNFHSHLNDEPPTHPKQGHPQLQNNNIHALHLPPATFDAEVHQLKMLLDSRTRESEHFKKLANEEQKKRDELQKRLCIAEAELDRALASKKSTHELLVECKEKCSNLENNISKLRSEKKSLESEHNIVLGKLETTQMLLSDVQQKYDMVERDLGKNSQRNAELQRKQMEERHRAEMDVMQQQMEQLVCKLDKKTSEMESLHARYLALQSSHENMLVEKSGKINDLNHALAEAQRTCEEFRARQDYQQENMRLQKFIASLQEQIKTMEKTINSLTERLEHTTAELDVMDSVLHQHNQEDTPGRLSQTHGKVVGSTPLTTTDRLGNLKDELYRALSNIKGKRDEIRRLQQNLDEKMAENRTLREEENKALVQISTLKETNLRLETRLKLLEQENEELCIKAASRHNNTSHNSTNIETLQQQTKAEKQALLEQCARFEAECKSHEQERKKLDVQLRNVEVDLEELKQEHESMKVNYEQIMKENQNLRSRTTADNMRLELEKHKFLLKDAQAECDRLKNLYIEISNAKEAMAYELEKLRNTDNIKELQEQREKSANLQRALQLAEVKSSELTKILETEKICHERDMKSLKERWEKEKTTNHKAIKADSSNNCSKCIDYMSEITKFEIQNLKLSNVNSINKKEIDDLTQQLQESKNFIAELNEKLKLSEQQEKLIRELKNKAARFEEYIKSHSSASEPGSATTSPLKQKSNDESANSKPECKRPPVAEIKQIESRIRDEMAKLFAGEIKRFQIKLHQAEEKNLSLQREYQLVSNELQQRTTEVELLKQAILAEREHMEDILKQKDAEAHEMIEKQTAILHKCRDELLAKNQRVTQLSKELEERQVQIEAERQSMKAVMAQWEDQRKHVDDIESEWKDKVQSLERAHEKALAAWQKKYNSAKHTAANYKRYAEDKEAHMLREYERLKTEYNASLAKIEIRMKEALEKKNREMKDATTAIEKNLELGYDKENRKKN; encoded by the exons ATGAGTATTTTTCAAGGGACAGAAAGCATACAGGTCAACACAAGTCTGGATCGAGCTGCAGAGGAGGAGGCGTTAGCAGATCAAAGACGCCGCGAAGAAGAG ttgggaaatttattgcaaaatgcTTTTGATGATTTGGAGGAAGATGAAACTACAGTCGACTCAACTACAAACTTTCATTCACATCTGAACGATGAACCTCCAACGCACCCAAAACAAGGGCATCCACAGCTgcaaaacaataatattcatGCACTACATCTGCCACCAGCTACATTTGATGCAGAGGTGCATCAATTAAAAATGTTACTTGATTCGCGGACACGCGAGTCGgaacattttaaaaagttaGCCAATGAGGAACAAAAGAAACGCGATGAGCTACAAAAGCGTTTGTGTATAGCTGAAGCCGAGTTGGATCGCGCATTGGCGAGTAAAAAAAGTACACATGAATTGCTGGTGGAATGCAAAGAAAAGTGttcaaatttagaaaataatattagtaAATTGCGTAGTGAGAAGAAATCACTTGAAAGTGAACATAACATAGTGCTGGGCAAATTGGAAACCACACAAATGCTTTTGAGTGATGTGCAGCAAAAATATGATATGGTGGAGCGAGATTTGGGCAAAAATAGTCAACGCAATGCCGAATTGCAAAGGAAACAAATGGAAGAACGACATAGAGCCGAAATGGACGTTATGCAGCAGCAAATGGAGCAATTAGTTTGTAAGTTAGATAAAAAAACGAGCGAAATGGAAAGTTTACATGCACGTTATTTGGCGCTGCAAAGTAGTCATGAGAATATGTTGGTCGAGAAATCTGGCAAAATAAACGACTTGAATCATGCCTTAGCTGAAGCACAAAGGACATGTGAAGAATTTAGAGCACGGCAGGACTATCAACAG GAAAATATGcgtttgcaaaaatttatagcCAGTCTTCAGGAACAAATTAAAACTATGGAGAAAACAATAAATTCGTTAACCGAGCGTTTGGAGCATACCACAGCCGAGCTAGATGTGATGGATAGTGTGCTGCATCAACACAATCAAGAGGATACACCTGGCCGTCTAAGTCAAACTCATGGCAAAGTAGTGGGTAGCACGCCGTTAACTACCACAGACCGCTTAGGTAACCTTAAAGATGAACTCTATCGTGCACTTTCCAATATAAAGGGCAAGCGCGATGAGATACGACGTCTACAGCAAAATCTTGatgaaaaaatggcagaaaatcgCACGCTACGTGAGGAAGAAAACAAAGCATTAGTACAAATTTCCACACTTAAGGAGACAAATTTGAGACTTGAGACTCGCCTTAAGCTGCTTGAACAAGAGAACGAAGAGCTATGCATCAAAGCCGCAAGCAGGCATAATAATACCAGTCACAACAGTACTAATATTGAAACACTACAGCAGCAAACGAAGGCCGAGAAGCAGGCGCTGCTGGAGCAATGCGCGCGCTTTGAAGCGGAGTGTAAAAGTCATGAGCAAGAGCGTAAAAAGTTGGATGTGCAATTACGTAACGTCGAAGTTGATTTGGAGGAACTTAAGCAGGAGCATGAGAGCATGAAAGTTAACTATGAGCAAATAATGAAAGAGAACCAAAATCTGCGCAGTCGCACAACAGCGGATAACATGCGGCTGGAGTTGGAAAAACACAAATTCCTGCTAAAAGATGCGCAAGCCGAATGTGATCGTCTAAAGAATCTCTACATTGAGATATCTAACGCAAAGGAAGCGATGGCTtatgagctggaaaaattacGTAACACAGATAACATTAAAGAGCTGCAAGAACAACGCGAGAAATCTGCTAACCTGCAGCGAGCGCTACAATTAGCCGAGGTAAAGTCATCTGAATTGACGAAAATACTTGAGACTGAGAAAATATGTCACGAGCGCGATATGAAATCGCTGAAGGAACGTTGGGAGAAAGAGAAGACTACAAACCACAAAGCAATCAAGGCAGACAGTTCAAATAACTGTAGCAAATGCATAGATTATATGTCTGAAATAACGAAG TTTGAAATACAAAACCTTAAGCTAAGCAATGTTAACTCGAtcaataaaaaggaaattgacGATCTTACGCAACAATTGCAAGAATCCAAGAATTTCATAGCAGAACTCAACGAAAAACTGAAACTCAGTGAGCAGCAGGAGAAACTCATACGAGAACTGAAAAATAAGGCCGCACGTTTCGAGGAGTACATAAAGAGCCATAGTAGTGCATCCGAGCCCGGCAGTGCAACGACGTCGCCGCTGAAACAAAAATCTAACGACGAAAGTGCCAATAGCAAACCAGAATGTAAGCGTCCTCCTGTTgccgaaataaaacaaattgaatCGCGTATACGTGACgaaatggcaaaactttttgctgGTGAAATAAAACGCTTCCAAATTAAGCTTCATCAAGCCGAAGAGAAAAATCTATCTTTGCAACGTGAATACCAACTTGTGAGCAACGAACTGCAACAACGCACCACCGAGGTGGAGCTGCTGAAACAAGCCATACTCGCAGAGCGTGAACATATGGAGGACATACTGAAGCAGAAAGACGCTGAAGCGCATGAGATGATTGAAAAGCAAACCGCAATATTGCATAAATGTCGCGATGAATTGTTGGCCAAAAATCAACGCGTCACACAATTGTCCAAGGAGTTGGAAGAAAGGCAAGTGCAAATAGAAGCTGAGCGTCAATCCATGAAGGCTGTGATGGCGCAATGGGAGGATCAACGCAAACATGTGGATGATATTGAATCGGAGTGGAAGGATAAGGTGCAGTCGCTGGAACGAGCACACGAAAAAGCTTTAGCGGCTTGGCAAAAGAAGTACAATTCAGCTAAGCATACAGCCGCGAATTATAAG CGCTATGCGGAAGACAAAGAAGCGCACATGTTACGTGAGTACGAACGTCTTAAAACAGAATATAATGCATCGCTGGCCAAGATCGAAATACGCATGAAAGAGGCACTGGAAAAGAAGAATCGTGAG ATGAAGGATGCTACAACCGCAATTGAGAAAAACCTCGAATTAGGCTATGACAAAGAAAAtagaaagaagaattaa